In a genomic window of Streptomyces katrae:
- a CDS encoding TetR/AcrR family transcriptional regulator, producing the protein MPRRSAALDRATPEAIAVAALRILDEEGPGALSFRALADRLEVSHATVQRRCTDLAGLLDLCTEHLAARLPDIPAGTDWAEAAEQRFGALYRLLTAHPGLLVLRGGRPWLGRQLLARLVEPALADSVAAGMTRVEAMTVYRRMYLLTLGCAAFVDHRDPAGATAASRAALAALDPAEFPVLGGAPAELLPPLTDHEVYYGALRQLIAAARPTA; encoded by the coding sequence ATGCCGAGAAGATCAGCGGCCCTCGACCGGGCCACCCCCGAGGCCATCGCCGTCGCCGCGCTGCGCATCCTCGACGAGGAAGGGCCCGGGGCCCTGAGCTTCCGCGCCCTCGCCGACCGCCTGGAGGTCTCCCACGCCACCGTCCAGCGCCGCTGCACCGACCTCGCCGGCCTGCTGGACCTGTGCACCGAGCACCTGGCGGCCCGGCTCCCCGACATCCCCGCCGGCACCGACTGGGCCGAGGCCGCCGAGCAGCGGTTCGGCGCCCTCTACCGGCTCCTCACCGCCCACCCCGGGCTGCTCGTCCTGCGCGGCGGACGCCCCTGGCTCGGCCGCCAGCTGCTGGCCCGCCTCGTCGAACCCGCCCTCGCCGACAGCGTCGCCGCCGGCATGACCCGCGTCGAGGCCATGACCGTCTACCGCCGGATGTACCTGCTCACCCTGGGCTGCGCCGCCTTCGTCGACCACCGGGACCCCGCCGGGGCCACCGCCGCCTCACGGGCCGCGCTCGCCGCGCTCGACCCGGCCGAGTTCCCGGTACTCGGCGGCGCTCCCGCCGAGCTGCTGCCCCCGCTGACCGACCACGAGGTCTACTACGGCGCCCTGCGCCAGCTCATCGCCGCCGCCCGGCCCACTGCCTGA
- a CDS encoding serine/threonine dehydratase, whose product MEQQLDYAAVRAAAVRTAGAVRPVAVAPAAKALWYALEHLQHTGSFKARGAHNFLAAHREAGALPEAGVTIASGGNAGLACAWAARAQGVPATVFLPVTAPRVKVDRLRGYGADVRLVGDRYADALEACHRFAADSGAVGSHAYDHPLIAAGAGTLLDEIRAALPGLDTVVVAVGGGGLFAGVAAAARAHGVRVVAAEPENCRALNAALEAGRPVDVPVDSVAADSLGATRVSADALDAVRQDNALSVLVPDAAITAARRALWEEHRIVVEAAAATALAAVRTAPQPLGERVAVVLCGANTDPADL is encoded by the coding sequence ATGGAACAGCAGCTCGACTACGCAGCCGTCCGCGCCGCCGCCGTCCGCACGGCCGGGGCCGTCCGGCCCGTCGCCGTCGCGCCCGCCGCCAAGGCCCTCTGGTACGCCCTGGAGCACCTGCAGCACACCGGCTCCTTCAAGGCCCGGGGCGCCCACAACTTCCTCGCCGCCCACCGCGAGGCCGGCGCCCTCCCGGAGGCCGGGGTCACCATCGCCTCCGGCGGCAACGCCGGCCTCGCCTGCGCCTGGGCGGCCCGCGCCCAGGGCGTCCCCGCCACCGTCTTCCTCCCCGTCACCGCCCCCCGCGTCAAGGTGGACCGGCTGCGCGGATACGGGGCCGACGTACGCCTCGTCGGCGACCGCTACGCCGATGCCCTGGAGGCCTGCCACCGGTTCGCGGCGGACAGCGGCGCCGTCGGCAGCCACGCCTACGACCACCCGCTGATCGCGGCCGGCGCCGGAACCCTCCTCGACGAGATCCGGGCCGCGCTGCCCGGACTGGACACCGTCGTCGTGGCGGTCGGCGGCGGCGGGCTGTTCGCCGGCGTCGCCGCCGCCGCGCGGGCCCACGGCGTACGGGTGGTGGCGGCCGAACCCGAGAACTGCCGGGCCCTGAACGCCGCCCTGGAGGCCGGCCGCCCCGTCGACGTCCCCGTGGACTCCGTGGCCGCCGACTCCCTCGGCGCCACCCGGGTCTCCGCCGACGCCCTGGACGCCGTCCGGCAGGACAACGCCCTGTCCGTCCTCGTGCCGGACGCCGCCATCACCGCCGCCCGGCGCGCCCTCTGGGAGGAGCACCGGATCGTCGTCGAAGCCGCCGCGGCCACCGCCCTGGCGGCCGTCCGCACCGCGCCGCAGCCCCTGGGCGAGCGGGTCGCCGTCGTCCTGTGCGGGGCGAACACCGACCCCGCGGACCTCTGA